AACGACCGCGACGAGTCGGTCGACTGGGTGCGCGAGCTGGGCGAGCTGATGGGCTCGCCCGACGCCACCTACGGTGAGGACGAGGAGCCGCAGGTGCCCGAACCGTTCGGTCCGCTGGAACGGCACGACGTCACATGGGTGCAGCCGCTGTCCGTGGACGGGCTGCTCGACCTCGCGCGGTCGCGCAGCTACTTCATCACCAAGGATCCGGAGGCGCAGGCCGCCGTGATCGCCTCACTGCGGCGGCTGACGGCCGAGCATCCCGACCTGGCCGGGCGCGAGACGCTGGAGCTGCCGTACGTGACCCGCTGCTACCGGGCGACGCTGTCGTGACCGGCCGTCGCGTCGGCGTCGCCCGGGTGGCCCGTAGAATGGACGACCGTGGCTCTCACTATCGGTATCGTCGGGCTGCCCAACGTGGGCAAGTCCACCCTGTTCAATGCGCTGACCAAGAACACGGCGCTCGCCGCGAACTACCCGTTCGCGACGATCGAGCCGAACGTCGGCGTGGTGAACCTGCCCGACCCCCGCCTCGACACCCTCGCCGAGCTGTTCTCGAGCGAGCGGATCGTGCCGGCGCCGGTGTCGTTCGTCGACATCGCCGGCATCGTGAAGGGCGCGAGCGAGGGTGAGGGCCTCGGCAACAAGTTCCTCGCGAACATCCGCGAGGCGGACGCCATCGCGCAGGTGGTCCGCGGCTTCAGCGACCCCGACGTCGTCCACGTCGCCGGCAAGGTCGACGCGGCCGGTGACATGGAGACGATCAACACCGAGCTGATCCTCGCCGACCTGCAGACCCTCGAGAAGGCGGAGACGCGGTACGAGAAGGAGGTCAAGGGCCGCAAGCTGGAGCCGGTCGTCCTCGAGACCACGCGCGAGGCGATCGCGTACCTGAACGACGGTAAGCCGCTGTCGGCCTCCACGATCGACCTCGAGCCGATCAAGGAGCTCGGGCTGCTCACGGCAAAGCCGTTCATCTACGTGTTCAACGTGGATGAGGACGTCCTCACCGACGAGTCCCGCCGCGCACAGCTCGCCGCCCTGGTCGCCCCTGCGCAGGCCGTGTTCCTCGACGCCAAGCTCGAGTCCGAGCTGATCGACCTCGACGCGGCCGACGCCGCGGAACTCCTCGCCTCCACCGGCCAGGAGGAGAGCGGCCTCGACCAGCTCGCCCGCATCGGCTTCGACACCCTCGGCCTGCAGACCTACCTCACGGCCGGCCCGAAGGAGTCGCGCGCCTGGACCATCCACAAGGGCTGGAAGGCCCCGCAGGCGGCCGGTGTCATCCACACCGACTTCGAGAAGGGCTTCATCAAGGCCGAGGTCATCTCCTTCGACGACCTCGTCGAGGCCGGCAGCATCGCCGAGGCCCGCTCCCGCGGCAAGGCCCGCATGGAGGGCAAGGACTACGTCATGCAGGACGGCGACGTGGTGGAGTTCCGCTTCAACGTCTGAGCCGGGCCGCCCGGCTTCTGCCAAAGTGGCGATATGGAGGCTGACAAGACGCAACGGATGCGCCTGGCAGCAAGGACCCTCCCAGCGGTCTGCATCCTGCTGTCGACCTGGCTTCTCATGTGGCTCGCTCTGGGCCTTCCGACGCTGTGCGCGCTCGCGTATCCGTGCCCCGCACCGGACGTTCGCGTCGCTCCGACGCTGCTCTTCGGCGGCCTCATGCTCGTGCCCGCCGCGGCCCTGGTCATCACTGCTCGAGGCGACGACTGGGGTTGGGTGCGCACGCTCTCGTACATCGTGATCGTGGGGTTGGCGGTCGTCGGATTGGGTGTGGTGCTGTTCTCGGGTGGGTTCACCATCCCGCTGACCTATTGACTGGCACCCGCCCCACTCACGGCAAATCGAGCTCCAACCGCGGCCCCGCGAACCGCTCCGCGAGCAATCGCCCGTTCACCAGCAGGGCCGACGCATCCTGCTCCACCGCCGCGTCCCTCATGCTCTGCGCGGCGGATTCGAGGGCGTCGAGTTGCGCGAGCAGCGCTTGGGCAGGCGTGAGGCCGCCGGCCAGCACGTGTTCGGCAGCCCATTCGGGCGGGAGTGCGAGGTAGGCCCGCAGCGTGTCCGGGAGGTAGACGGTCGCCGCCAGCCGCACGGTCGCGTCCGGCTCGCCCGACCCGGCCACTCGCGCAAGGGTCTCGGCGAGCAGCGCGCCGATCCGTCCGACCGCCGCGACAGCCTCCCCGGGCACGCGGCGTCCGAGACGCGCAGCGAGCGTCAAGAGGTCTCGCGCGGGGTCGGCGCCATCCACGTGGACCTCCGATCCGGGCGGCAGGATGCCCAGCTTCTGCAGCGCACGCGCGGCGTCCGCCGAGTCCTCTGCGGCGCGGACGGCGAGATCGTCGACGAGCTCGGCGAAGGCCGTCAGCCAGCGGCCGAAGGTGATCGAGTGGTTCGAGAGCACCACGCCCGCGTAGCACTCCTCCACCTCGGCGATCCATCGGCCACCTGGCTCCTGTCGCAGCGACAGCGCCTCCCTCTCCCCCGACAGCCGCAGCCGGGTGATCGCGCCGGGGCGGCGGCCCAACCAGTCGGAGAGTGTGCGCGTGCGCTCGACCACGAGCACGCTTCCGGCGACGTCGTCCGGGAGTGCGCGCGTGACGCTGCCGACCAGTTCGCGCACGAGGAACTCCGGGTCGGGATCCGTTCCCGCTCGCCGCAGCCTGTCGAGCTCCATGCCTGTGCTCCCACAACGCGCCAGTCCTGGCAGGGCATCCATCGGATGCCTCACGCGCTCATCCAAGCACGTCCGGCTCCCGTGCAAAACAGGCCGCGGGCGCCTCGAAGCGACCGCCCAGGTGAGGAGCCGTGGAGGAGTGGCAAGGCCCGCATGGAGGGCAAGGAGAAGTCAACGGCGCCGGGAGAGACACACCGTGGCAGCCGCGGTCCCTCCGAAGCCAGCGAAAAGAGGGGATACCACCGGGTCGGCCTCTGCCATGTTCAACACAGCCGATAATCGACCGGACACGCGCCTCCCTTCCGGTCGCCCCGCAGCGCTCGCACCCTCGTCCGGCGGATCGCGCTGCGCATCCCGTTTTGGGGATCACAGCCAGCATCCCGGCTCCGTCAGACTACGAGTCGGATCGACAGACGATCCGATGAGAGGAATGGCGATGTCCGCAGATGCACAGGCCGGATGGTACGACGACGGCTCCGGGACGATGAGGTGGTGGGACGGCCAGACCTGGACGGATCGGGTGCAGCCGCCGGCCCCCGCGGCCGGGGGCATCTCGGGGATCGTCGACCGCATCGAGGCGGAGTCCGTCGCCGGAGGCCGGCCGCGGCCGGCGCCCGCCGGCATGGACTACGTCGTCCTCCAGGTGATCCTGAAGGAGAAGCTCTGGGGAACCGGGTCGGGCAATCTGACCGAGCTCGAGAAGGCCATCAACAAGCAGGCCGCGCTCGGCTACCGGCTGCACACCATCTCCACAGCCGCTTCGGGGAGCAAGGGGCTCGGCGGCGGCGACCGCATCCAGGCCACCATGGTGTTCGAGCGGATCGTCTGACGCCGCACCCGAACTCCCTCCACAGCTGAGCGGTTTTCGAGAAGTCGCGCCGCCGCTCCTCCCACTAGCGTTGGTTCCGATCCCGCACACAGCGCCACCCACCGACTCAGGAGGCCAGCACACATGCCGTACACCGTCGATTTCGTGAACGTCTCCACGACCGGGCTCGAGTCGTCGCCCGTTGCGGACGCCCTCGCCGGGCTGCGCGCGAACGAGGCGCGGTACTTCAAGAACAAGTACGAGCACGACTTCACCGTCGACACGCCGGAGGAGGCGCCGGAGGTGCTGGAGCGGATCAGCCGGATCCTGAAGGAGGAGCGCGACATCGTGATCGCCTCCCCCGCGCTCAATCTCAGCGAGTTCGAGGTGGGCGGCGTGCGGTGGTCGTACGTGTTCTACGAGTCGGGGCTGTCGATCAACGTCCTCTACACGCTGGAGGAGGGCGGCAAGCGCGCCGTCGGGTTCAAGCTCTCCGACGGCATGGAGGTGCCGGAGGAGCTGTCCGCGTTCAAGTTCGCGCGGCAGAAGTCGAAGCTTGCCGGCACGATCCGCGGCTCGTTCTTCGTGCTGAAGGGCGAATACTGATTCCGCGCACCGGCCCCGCTCGCTAGCATCGCCGGCATGAAGGTGATGCTCCTCATGTGGTCGCACGGCAGGTACGAGGGCGGGGGCGCCGACGACTACGCGGCCTGGTCCGCGTTCGAGAACGATGCTCAGGAGGCCGGCGTCTTCGTCGACTCCGGCATGTTCGAGCCTGAGCAGGCGCGTATCGTCGGCACGGAACTCGACGCCGCCGCGGAGGACGCCCCAGAGCAGCCGATCGTCGCCGACGGCATGGTCGCCGCCGGCTACTACCTGCTGGACTGCGCCTCGCTCGACGAGGCCGAGGCCTGGGCCCGGCGCGCACCGCTGCACGGCAGGGTGGAGCTGCGGCCGCTCGTCGCGTTCTGAAGGCCGGTCCCGCGAGAGTCTCGCGCGACAAACCCGATGTCGGCCCCCTCCACTACGCTCACGCCATGACGATCGACGTCCTTCCCGCGACCGGGCGCTTCGACGACTTCGCGACCTTCATGGTGCCGCGCAAGCCGGGAGGCGGCGGCTGCGTGTGCATGTCGTACCGCGACGCCCGCCTGGGCATGCCGGAGCGCATCGCCTATATGGAAGACGAGTGCTCGCACGAGCCCGGGCCGGGCGTGCTCGCCTATCTCGACGGCGAGGTCGCGGGCTGGTGCTCGGTCGCACCCAAGTCGACGTACCGGAGGCTGCTGAACTCGCGCACGATCCCGCACCTCGACGAGGAGCGCGACCCGTGGTCGATCGTGTGCTTCGTCGTGCGCGGCGGCTTCCGCAAGCGCGGCCTCATGCACGATCTGCTCGACGGCGCGGTGGAGCACGCCCGGGCCTCCGGCGCGGAGCTGGTGGAGGGGTACCCGGTCGACGCCGGGCCCGAGCGGGTGGATGTGATCAGCGGTTACGTCGGCACCGTGCGGCTGTTCGAGGCGCACGGATTCCACCGGCTGCAGGAGACGGCCGCGCACTCCGGCGGCACGACCCGCTGGGTGATGCGGCGCGAGCTCTGAGCCCGCGCACGCACACCCGCGCAGCCTCTACAGCTGGTCCGCCTCCAGCCACTTCGCGGCCAGGTGGTCGGCGCTCACGCGGCGGATCGTGCCCGACTTCGAGCGCAGCACGATCGACTCGGTGCGGATGACCGGGCCCTTGCGGCGGACGCCGTCGACCAGGCCGCCGTCGGTGACGCCCGTGGCGACGAAGAAGGTGTTGTCGCCCTTCACCAGGTCGTCGGCGTCGTAGATGCGGTCCATGTCGAGGCCCGCCGCGATGCCGCCCGCGCGCTCCGCCTCGTCCTTGGGGGCGAGCTTGCCCTGCATGAAGCCGTCGAGCGCCTTGATCGCGCAGGCCGTGGTGATCCCCTCCGGGCTGCCGCCGATACCGACGCAGATGTCGATGCGCGACTCGTAGAGCGCGGCGTTGATGCCGCCGGCGACGTCGCCGTCGAGCAGGAGGCGCGTGCCGGCGCCGGCCGCGCGGATCTCCTCGATCAGGCCCTCGTGGCGGGGGCGGTCGAGCACGGCGACGCGGATCTCGCCGACCGGCTTCTTCTTCGCCTTCGCCAGCTCGCGGATGTTGTCGCCGATCGACTGCGACAGGTCGACGACGCCGCGTCCCTCCGGCCCGGTGACGATCTTGGACATGTAGAAGACGCTGGAGGCGTCGAGCATCGTTCCGCGGTCCGACACCGCGATCACCGAGAGCGCATTCGGGCGGCCGGCCGCGGTCAGCGAGGTCCCGTCGATCGGGTCGACGGCGATGTCGCAGGCGGGGCCGCGGCCGTTGCCGACGTGCTCCCCGTTGAAGAGCATGGGGGCGTTGTCCTTCTCGCCCTCGCCGATGACGATCAGGCCGTCGAAGTTGACCGTGCCGAGGAACTTGCGCATCGCGTCCACCGCCGCGCCGTCGGCCGCGTTCTTGTCGCCGCGCCCGATCCAGGGGGTCGCACGGATGGCCGCCGCCTCGGTCGCCCGCACCAGCTCCATCGCCAGGTTCCGATCGGGGTGGCTGAAGTGGGATGCGCTGTCGGTGGTGGTGGTCATGATGGGTCCTCCCGGACGGATTCGAACGACGGTGTCGGCGCCGCCGGCGACAGGGCGGCCGGCGACGTTGCCAGTGTAGCCAGCGGGGTGGTCGCGGGGGCCGGACCCGCACAGACGTTCACGCGCTGGACGCACACGCCGCGACGAGCAGGGGTCTTCGCATGCACAGGGGTCCCGACACGCCGCGCCGACGACGCGCCGACGGCATGTCGGGACCCCCGTGCACGAGTGGCGCCGCGCACGAGCCGCGACGAGCCGGTCAGAGCGCAGACGGCGCCGGCACCGGCACCAGCCCGACCGCGTCCAGCACGTCGGCCAGCGTCTCCGGCCCGCCGACGTTGCCCGGCACGACCACGTAGGTGATCTCCCGGCCGTCGTGCGCGAGCATCCGCCACACCGAGACGCCGGGGAGCACCTGGCCGGCGACGTACGCCCAGGTCGCGCCGATGCCGGTGCGGGCCACCTCGGCGGAGGTGATGCCGCCCTTCGCGACCACGACCTCGACCGCGGGGAGCAGATCGCGCACGGCGGTCGTGAGGGCGGTCATGACCTTCTCGCCGTGCGCGAGCGTGTTGTTCTCGGCCGACCGCACGCGCTCGGTGGTCACCACGGTCAGTGGCCGGTCGGCGAGCTGCGTGCGCGCCCGATCGGCGGCGGCGCGGCCGCCGGCGACGGGGTCGGCGAGCGCGGCGGCGGTGTCGATGACCGCCTCCTCGCCCCACTCCTCGCGGAGGCGGGCCAGCTGCGCGGCGGCTCCGCCGGTGTGGGAGCCGCACGCCAGCAGAGTCGGACGGGGCGACGGCACGATCGGCCGCGGCAGCAGCCCCTGGCTCTGCACCCCGGCGAGCGCCGCGGCGAGCGGAGCGGCCGAGCGCACCACGATGACCGCGCCCTGCACGCGGGCGGCCTGCACGGCGGCGGCGATGCGGCGGATGTCGTCGTCGGTCAGCGCGTCCGGCAGCAGCACGCTGCCCGCGGGCGCCGACGCCAGCGCCGTCGCCAGCGCGGAGGCATCGCCGCGGACGACCGACAGCGGCACTCCGACCGGCTCGCGCGAGGACTTCTCGCGAACGTAATCGGCCAGGATCCCCGTGGAGAACGGGAACACCGGGTCCTGCGCATACTCGGTCTCGTGCGCAGGGAGCACCTCCTCGCCGACGCGCACCAGGTGCACGCCGTCGACCGTGGTGCGGCCGCCGTCCGGGAACGCAGGCACGAACAGCATCACGGCGTCGTCGTGGTCGAGGAACACCTCGGTCTCGGCGAAGACGTGCCCGCGGAGGGTGGAGTCGCCGCGCAGCACGAACTGCAGCTCCTCCCCCAGCCGGCGTGCGGCCTCCTCGGCGTCCGCCTTCACCCGCGACACCAGACGCACGGCGGCATCCTCGTCGATCGCGCGGCTGTTGGTCTGCACGTACACGCTGTCGCTGAGCCGCAGCGCCTCGGTCAGGAGGTCCGCGTCACTCTCGAGCAGCACGCGCACGCCGGTCGCGGACTGGGTGCCGGTGGGGTCGTCGTCGAGCACGACCGTCTTCATGGTGGTCCTTTCGGAGGGGACGGAAGAAGGGACGGGAGTAAGGGACGGAGGAGAGGAGGCCGAGGGCGCGACCCGCGCGCCCCCGGCCACTGCGAGGGCCTACTCGCCGGACGCGATCACGCGCTCGACCTCGGCGCGCTCCGCGGCGCCCCAGGTCTCGCGGGTGAGCACGACGCCGAGCAGGCCGATCACGCCGACGGCGACATAGATCCACGCGACGCCGCCCCAGCCCATCCCGATCGCCGCAGCCGTGGCGATGAAGGGAATGAAGCCCGAGATGGCGGCCGAGAACTGGTAGCCGAGGGAGGCGCCGGAGGTGCGCGTGTTGGTGTTGAACAGCTCGCTGAAGTAGGCGCCCTGGGTGCCGGCGAGCATGTCGTGGATGATGGCGAGTCCGATCACGTAGACGAGCACGATCAGGAACGGCAGGCCGGTGTTGACCATGAGGAACATCGGGAAGCCGAAGGCGATCGTGAGCAGCGAACCGATCAGGTACGTCTTCTTCCGGCCGATCCGGTCGCTGAGCGCGCCGAACAGCACGGTCGTGAAGCAGCCGAGCGCCGTCGCGATGATCAGGCCGGTCAGCGCGGTCTCGCGGGAGGCGATCTCGCCCGAGGTGATGTAGCTGATCAGGTAGGTGACGATGACGTAGAAGCCGCCGGTCTCGGCCAGGCGCAGCGCGATGACGCGCAGCACGGTGCGCCAGTCGTTGCGCAGCACGGTGAGGATCGGGTTCTTGACCAGGGTGCCCGCCGTCTTCGCCTCCTCGAACTCGGGGCTCTCGGAGACCTTGAGGCGGATGATGAGGCCGGCGATGATCAGCACGGCGCTGAGCATGAACGGCAGCCGCCAGGCGAGCTCGTTGCCGAGGCCGGCCGACAGCAGGAAGGCGACGTTCGCGAGGAAGACGCCGAGCGGCACGCCGACCTGCGGGATGGCGGAGTACTTGCCGCGCTTGCGCCACGGCGCGTGCTCGAACGTCATCAGGATGGCGCCGCCCCACTCCGCACCGAAGGCGAGGCCCTGCACCACGCGGATGGCGGTGAGCAGCAGCGGAGCCAGGAGGCCGACCTGCGCGTACGTCGGCAGCAGGCCGATCAGCACGGTCGAGATGCCCATGACGAACAGCGCGCCGACGAGCACCGGCTTGCGGCCGTACTTGTCGCCGAGGAAGCCGCCGATGATGCCGCCGAGCGGGCGCATCGCGAAGCCGATGCCGAAGGTCAGGAAGCCGAGCAGGACGCCGACCACCGGGTCCTCGCTGGGGAAGAAGTCGGTGCCGAAGTAGAGCGCTGCGGCGGTGCCGTAGGCGAGGAAGTCGTAGTTCTCGACCGTGGTGCCGACGGCGGAGCCGATGGCCACCTTGAGCCTGTCGGGCGAGCCGTTGGCCGCCTGCTGCGAGCGGGTCGCTGTCATGGTCATGGTGAGGATATCTCCCTTGATACTCATCAGGCCGGGAGACCCTCTCCCTGGCCTACCCGGCGGGGCTGCTGACCCCGCCGACGTTGCCGATCTTGTAGAAGCTGGTGATGTGGTCGCGCACCTGGCGCGCGGCCTCATCGGGGTCCCGCCGCACGATGGCGGCGAGGAGTTCGCGATGCTCGGCCCTGACCGTCTTCGCGGTCTCCCGCCAGTTCTCGAGGCTCGCGTAGGCCTCGATCATCTGGCGGTTGATCGCGATCCGGAGGGACTGCATCAGGTGGGCGGTCAAGGCGTTGCCGGTGGACTCGGCGATCGCCACGTGGAAGGCGCTGTCGAGCCGGTTGAACTCGCCCGTGTCGATCTCCGGGTCCTCCATCGCGTCGAGGATGCCGGCCAGCCGGGTGTGGTCCTCATCCGTCGCGCGATGGGCCGCCTCCCAGCACGACCAGGTCTCGAGCGCGATGCGCGTCTCGAGCACGTCGGTCTGGCTGAAGTGCCCGAGGGCGAGCTGGAGCTTGAGGAGGTTGACGAAGCCGGGACCGGGCGTCCCGACCAGCACCGCCCCGCCCTCCGGCCCGCCGCCGCGGCGGATGTCCACCACGCCGAGCGCCTCCAGCACGCGGAGGCTCTCCCGGAGCGACGGCCGGCTGACGCCCAGCGACAGCGCGAGGTCGCGCTCGCTCGGCAGGTGGTCGCCCGCCTTCAGCCGGCCGTCGAGGATGCGCTCCTCGATCTGCGCCATGACCTGCTCGTACGTGCGCACCCGCTGCACGGGCTCCCACGTCGCATCTGCGGACATCGGGTCCCCCCATCTGGTTCTCGTCGGAGTCGGCGCCAGGAGCGTCGCCTCCGGTGAGAAGCAGTCTAGGGTTCATGGCGCTCATGGTCTGTCGGTCAGACCGCGGCCAGGTGCTCGCTGCGGAACTCCGCCTCGAGTTCCTTGCGGACCTGCACGGCCTGGAGCGTCTCGTCCACGTCGATGTCGTCCCACGAGACCATGCGGTCCTTCGGCACGTCGCGGATGAGTTTGGCGCCGTGGGCGAGGCCGAGCGGCAGGGCGTTGTGCTCGAGCGAGACCGCCGCGGGGGCGAGCTTGCCGAACACCGTGTAACCGCCTTCGCCGTCGAGCGTCTCGCCGGCGCGGAGGTCCTTCTTGGCGGTCGTGACGACGTCGCCGCGGAAGCCGGTGGGGGCACCGGTCGCCTCGTTGCGCAGCACGGCGGCCGCGATCGAGACCCCGAGCTCGAGCCCGATCATGTGGTACGGCCGGTACAGCTCGCCGAAGCGGCCGGACGGGTCGGTCTGCACGCCGTACTCCGCGAAGCACTGCACGGCGTAGTCCGTGCGGGCCTCGAAGGTGACGTAGACGCCCCAGCGGAGGTCGCGGTACACATCGCTGCCGTCGCGGTTGAGGCTGGAGACGATCTCGACGGTCCCGGAGCGGCTGAGGGTGCCGCCGTTCACCTTCGGGATGATCAGGGTCGACAGCTCGTCGACGCCGGCCGGGGTGAAGTTGAGGCCCTCGTCCTGCGGGATCAGCCCGGTGCCGTTGGCCACGGCCGCCATCTCGATCGCCGACTTGGTGCCGTCGAGGAACGAGTTGAACATCTTCGGGTTGTAGTCGCCGGAGGCCAGCTGCTCGTCGGTGAAGCCGTAGTAGTTCCACACGGTGTCGGGCGTCGAGTAGTTGTACTCGGGGAGGTACTTGGTGCCCTTGCCCGCGGCGACGACGTCGAAGCCGACCGTGCGGCACCAGTCGACCATCTCGCAGATGAGCGCGGGCTGGTCGCCGTACGCCATCGAGTAGACGACGCCGGCGGCCTGGGCGCGGCGCTGGAGGATCGGGCCGACCATGCAGTCCGCCTCCACGTTGACCATGATGACGTGCTTGCCGTTGTCGATGGCCTTGAGCGCGTGATAGGTGCCGATGATCGGGTTACCGGTGATCTCGAGCACGACCTCGATCTCGGGCCGCTCGAGCAGGGCGTCCGCGCTCTCGGTGACGAAGGTGGCGCCGGTGCGCAGCGCCTCGTCGAAGCTCGCGGCGGCGTAACGCTCGGCCGCCCAGCCGGTGCGCTCCAGCGCGCCCTTGGCCTTCGGGACGTTGATGTCGGCGACGCCCACGACGTGGAAGCCCGGGCTGTTCACGGCCTGGGTCAGGAACATCGACGAGAACTTGCCGGCGCCGATGACGCCGACGCGGATGGGGCCGGCTTCCGCGGTCCGCTTCTGCAACAGGGAGTGCAGATTCATGTGCCTACTCCTTCGTGGCCGGCCCGCGGGCCGTCCTTCGGTGGTTCTTGGAATGATGGTCAGACCATCAAGCCTTTGACCATGATGGGAGACGACTCCCGCCCTGTCAAGCGCCCGTATGATGAGACCCGTTCGACACCCCGATCTCTTCAAGGAGCTTCAATGCCCATCGCAACGCCGGACCAGTACGCAGAGATGCTCGACAAGGCGAAGGCCGGCGGCTTCGCCTACCCCGCGTTCAACGTGTCGTCGTCGTCGACGATCAACGCGGTGCTGCAGGGCCTCACCGAGGCGGGCAGCGACGGCATCATCCAGGTGACCACCGGCGGCGCCGACTACTTCGCGGGCCAGTCCGTCAAGGCGCGCGCGACCGGTGCCCTCGCGTTCGCGAAGTTCGCGACCGAGGTCGCGAAGAACTACCCGGTGACCGTCGCACTGCACACCGACCACTGCCCCAAGAACGCGCTCGACGACTTCGTGCTGCCGCTCATCGCCGCCTCGGAGGAGGAGGTGAAGGCCGGCCGCAACCCGATCTTCCAGTCCCACATGTGGGACGGCTCCGCTGTGCCGCTCGACGAGAACATCGAGATCGCGCAGCAGATGATCAAGCGCACCAAGGCCATCAACGCCATCCTCGAGGTCGAGATCGGCGTCGTCGGCGGCGAGGAGGACGGCGTGCGTCACGAGGGCTCCAACGAGGCCCTCTACACGACTCTCGCCGACGTCGAGAAGGCCGTAGAGGCGCTGGGCCTCGGCGAGAACGGCCGCTACATGGCCGCCCTCACCTTCGGCAACGTGCACGGTGTCTACAAGCCGGGCAACGTGAAGCTGCGCCCGGAGCTCCTCAAGGAGATCCAGGACGGCATCGCGGCGAAGTACGGCACCGGCGCCAAGCCGCTCGACCTGGTCTTCCACGGCGGCTCCGGCTCGACCGACGCCGAGATCGCGGAGGCCGTGCGCAACGGCGTCGTGAAGATGAACATCGACACCGACACGCAGTACGCCTTCACCCGCTCCATCGCCGACTACATGCTGAAGAACTACGACGGCGTGATCAAGGTCGACGGCGAGGTCGGCAACAAGAAGCTGTACGACCCGCGCGCGTGGGGCAAGGTCGCGGAGTCGGCGATGGCCGCCCGCGTCGTCGAGGCCACGCAGCAGCTCGGCTCGGCCGGCCACTCCGGCAAGTAGTCCGTCAGCGGCGGCCGGCCCCGTGCCGGCCGCCGCGCACCATCGAGGAGGCGGCCGGGATGGCCGAGCAGCACCCGCAGCCGGACGAGCGGCCGCGGCCGAAGTACGGCGAGCTGGCGCCACCGGGCTGGACCTGGACGCCGCCGGCCGACGCCGACCGGCTCGACACCTCCCGGACCAGCCCCGCTGCGTCCGGAGCGGAAGAGTCGCCCGTCGAGCACCAGGCGCCGCCTCCCCACGCCTACCAGGCGCCTCCGGGCGGCGTGCTGCAGCAGCCCCGCGCCACCTCGCGCTGGGATCTGCCGCTGACGGTCCTCCTGCTGGTCTTCGGCTTCTTCGGGCTGTCGTACTCCATCGGCATCCTGCAGGCGTTCCCCGCCTACCTGCAGCTGCTGCACAGCTCGCAGGGCCTCGGCGACTACACGCCCGAGCCGGTCGTCGGCACCATCGTCACGATCGGCACCATCACGATGGCGGGCCTGTGGGCGGTGTCGACCGGCCTCTCCGTCTGGCTCCTGGTGCGCAAGCGCGTCGCGTTCTACGTGCCGCTCATCACGGGCGTCATCGCCTTCATCGCGCTGATCGTCTTCGCGAGCCTCATGGTCTCCACCGACCCGGCGCTGCTGGACGTCTATGGCGGCTTCTCGCCGCCGCCCGCGCCGAGCACCCCCTGATCGGAGGCGCCCGGCGCGGCGGGCTCGACGGCTGCGTCCCGGCTCAGGCCGCCGCGTCGTCCTCGCGCGCCTCGGCGAGACCCTCGGCGAGCGGCGTGGTCGGGCGGCCGATCAGCTCGCGGAGCGTCGGGGTCGCCTCCCCGAGCAGCCCGTCGCGGATGTTGCCGTCG
The sequence above is a segment of the Leifsonia williamsii genome. Coding sequences within it:
- a CDS encoding FadR/GntR family transcriptional regulator, coding for MSADATWEPVQRVRTYEQVMAQIEERILDGRLKAGDHLPSERDLALSLGVSRPSLRESLRVLEALGVVDIRRGGGPEGGAVLVGTPGPGFVNLLKLQLALGHFSQTDVLETRIALETWSCWEAAHRATDEDHTRLAGILDAMEDPEIDTGEFNRLDSAFHVAIAESTGNALTAHLMQSLRIAINRQMIEAYASLENWRETAKTVRAEHRELLAAIVRRDPDEAARQVRDHITSFYKIGNVGGVSSPAG
- a CDS encoding NAD(P)H-dependent oxidoreductase, whose amino-acid sequence is MNLHSLLQKRTAEAGPIRVGVIGAGKFSSMFLTQAVNSPGFHVVGVADINVPKAKGALERTGWAAERYAAASFDEALRTGATFVTESADALLERPEIEVVLEITGNPIIGTYHALKAIDNGKHVIMVNVEADCMVGPILQRRAQAAGVVYSMAYGDQPALICEMVDWCRTVGFDVVAAGKGTKYLPEYNYSTPDTVWNYYGFTDEQLASGDYNPKMFNSFLDGTKSAIEMAAVANGTGLIPQDEGLNFTPAGVDELSTLIIPKVNGGTLSRSGTVEIVSSLNRDGSDVYRDLRWGVYVTFEARTDYAVQCFAEYGVQTDPSGRFGELYRPYHMIGLELGVSIAAAVLRNEATGAPTGFRGDVVTTAKKDLRAGETLDGEGGYTVFGKLAPAAVSLEHNALPLGLAHGAKLIRDVPKDRMVSWDDIDVDETLQAVQVRKELEAEFRSEHLAAV
- the fbaA gene encoding class II fructose-bisphosphate aldolase; this translates as MPIATPDQYAEMLDKAKAGGFAYPAFNVSSSSTINAVLQGLTEAGSDGIIQVTTGGADYFAGQSVKARATGALAFAKFATEVAKNYPVTVALHTDHCPKNALDDFVLPLIAASEEEVKAGRNPIFQSHMWDGSAVPLDENIEIAQQMIKRTKAINAILEVEIGVVGGEEDGVRHEGSNEALYTTLADVEKAVEALGLGENGRYMAALTFGNVHGVYKPGNVKLRPELLKEIQDGIAAKYGTGAKPLDLVFHGGSGSTDAEIAEAVRNGVVKMNIDTDTQYAFTRSIADYMLKNYDGVIKVDGEVGNKKLYDPRAWGKVAESAMAARVVEATQQLGSAGHSGK
- a CDS encoding DUF6264 family protein, producing the protein MAEQHPQPDERPRPKYGELAPPGWTWTPPADADRLDTSRTSPAASGAEESPVEHQAPPPHAYQAPPGGVLQQPRATSRWDLPLTVLLLVFGFFGLSYSIGILQAFPAYLQLLHSSQGLGDYTPEPVVGTIVTIGTITMAGLWAVSTGLSVWLLVRKRVAFYVPLITGVIAFIALIVFASLMVSTDPALLDVYGGFSPPPAPSTP